From one Branchiostoma floridae strain S238N-H82 chromosome 3, Bfl_VNyyK, whole genome shotgun sequence genomic stretch:
- the LOC118411807 gene encoding uncharacterized protein LOC118411807, whose translation MATLRPSLQYPDVGVVVLGDLNRLDVSGLCSQHSLTQLVKVPTRDNAILDQILASDCLATYYQEPTTGPPIGDSDHNCVFWEGSPTPFTGNETHKKQVRPLRESDLRAFGCWITQHTWEEVYCADNTQEKYSAFYTTLLSAVDSFFPTRTVRIHKQDKPWITPHLKTLIRDRQRAFAEENRPKWKHLRNKISKTIQSSKKAFYKNKIEHLKMADPRKWYKAIKELTNSSKGQLCVEVPGVPSSSPKSVANAINVHLAAASQQHAPLQLQDLPAYLPAPAPPPTVSFWDMWHRLKQVKLGKATGSDNISPRIVREFAFELSQPLCDIINTSLCQGVVPEAWRDADVIPVPKEMPPSLSKLRPISLTSVFAKVCEGIVTDWCLKDILPSVDPRQYGSLRGRSTTHYLTLLTHILLETADKRSHVSTLVLTDFTRAFDSITKLPSTK comes from the exons ATGGCGACCCTGAGACCATCACT ACAATACCCTGACGTCGGCGTGGTTGTCCTCGGCGACCTTAACCGCCTGGATGTTAGCGGCCTGTGTTCGCAGCACTCACTGACACAACTCGTGAAGGTGCCGACTCGTGACAATGCCATCCTCGACCAGATACTTGCGTCTGACTGCTTAGCCACTTACTACCAAGAACCAACAACAGGTCCCCCGATTGGCGACAGCGACCACAACTGCGTTTTCTGGGAGGGGAGTCCAACTCCTTTCACCGGTAACGAGACACATAAGAAACAGGTGAGACCCCTGCGTGAGTCAGACTTGCGGGCTTTTGGATGTTGGATCACTCAGCATACGTGGGAAGAAGTGTACTGTGCAGATAACACACAGGAGAAGTACTCAGCATTCTACACCACTCTCCTTAGTGCTGTGGACAGTTTCTTCCCTACCAGGACTGTACGAATACACAAGCAAGATAAGCCCTGGATAACTCCACATCTTAAAACTCTGATCAGAGACCGACAGAGGGCATTTGCAGAAGAGAATCGCCCTAAGTGGAAACACCTTCGTAACAAGATCAGTAAAACCATTCAGTCCTCGAAGAAAGCCTTCTACAAGAACAAGATTGAGCACCTTAAAATGGCTGATCCcagaaaatggtacaaagcCATCAAAGAGCTAACCAATAGCAGCAAGGGACAACTTTGTGTTGAAGTGCCCGGCGTCCCGTCTTCATCGCCCAAGTCTGTAGCGAACGCCATCAACGTGCACCTGGCAGCGGCATCACAACAACACGCCCCTCTGCAGCTCCAGGATCTCCCAGCGTACCTGCCTGCCCCAGCCCCACCACCCACTGTCTCTTTCTGGGATATGTGGCACAGGCTTAAGCAGGTAAAGCTCGGTAAGGCTACTGGCAGCGACAACATTTCCCCCAGAATTGTCCGGGAGTTCGCGTTTGAGCTGAGCCAACCGCTGTGCGATATTATAAACACATCGCTCTGTCAGGGTGTTGTTCCTGAGGCTTGGAGAGACGCGGACGTCATACCGGTCCCGAAGGAAATGCCGCCTAGTCTGTCTAAGTTAAGACCCATCTCACTGACATCAGTGTTTGCCAAGGTGTGCGAAGGTATCGTTACAGACTGGTGTCTCAAGGACATACTTCCTAGTGTAGACCCGCGCCAGTATGGATCCCTGCGTGGCCGGTCGACCACACACTACCTTACGCTCCTGACACACATACTGCTGGAAACAGCCGACAAACGAAGCCATGTGTCAACACTAGTGCTCACGGATTTCACACGCGCCTTTGACTCCATCACCAAACTGCCGTCAACAAAATGA